The Solibacillus daqui genome has a segment encoding these proteins:
- the scpA gene encoding methylmalonyl-CoA mutase: MSKANFGSVVIEDVLAQSQLSSTSTFMTNEGIEVNSVYNAEDIKDVKHLNDVAGIAPNTRGPYPTMYVARPWTVRQYAGFSTAEESNAFYRRNLAMGQKGLSVAFDLATHRGYDSDHPRVTGDVGKAGVAIDSVEDAKILFDGIPLDQMSVSMTMNGAVLPVLAFYIVAAEEQGVTPDKLAGTIQNDILKEYMVRNTYIYPPAMSMKIIADIFEYTAKFMPKFNSISISGYHIQEAGATNDIELAYTLADGLEYVRTGLKAGIDIDAFAPRLSFFWAIGMNYYMEVAKMRAARRIWAQMMSTFNPKNPKTLALRTHSQTSGWSLTEQDPFNNVTRTLIEANAAAMGHTQSLHTNALDEAIALPTDFSARIARNTQLFLQEETGMTKVIDPWGGSYYVEKLTDEITEKAWALIEEIEGLGGMAKAIETGLPKMKVEEAAAKRQAKIDSKSETIVGVNKYRLAEEDPIDILDIDNAIVREAQIARLEKMKADRNEEEVQNHLARLTKAAEDGSENLLAIAVDAARARASLGEISDAIEAVSGRHKAIIRSISGVYSANFSDDEMITEVKQMTEDFLEAEGRRPRILVAKMGQDGHDRGAKVVATGYADLGFDVDISPLFMTPEETAQMANENDVHCVGVSSLAAGHKTLVPELVAELKKLGREDIIVICGGVIPAQDYDFLYEAGAVAIFGPGTVIPVSAMRIIEEIYKKLGYEEVAE; this comes from the coding sequence ATGAGTAAAGCAAATTTCGGATCAGTTGTTATTGAAGATGTATTAGCACAATCACAACTTTCTTCTACAAGCACATTTATGACAAACGAAGGCATCGAAGTGAACTCTGTTTATAATGCAGAGGATATTAAAGATGTAAAACATTTAAATGACGTAGCTGGTATTGCACCAAATACACGTGGACCTTACCCAACAATGTATGTAGCCCGTCCTTGGACAGTACGTCAATATGCAGGTTTCTCTACAGCAGAAGAATCAAATGCATTCTACCGTCGTAACTTAGCGATGGGTCAAAAAGGGCTATCGGTAGCTTTCGACTTAGCGACGCACCGTGGCTATGACTCTGACCACCCACGTGTAACAGGTGACGTTGGTAAAGCCGGCGTAGCAATCGACTCAGTCGAAGATGCAAAAATTTTATTCGACGGTATTCCATTAGATCAAATGTCGGTATCGATGACAATGAACGGTGCGGTTTTACCAGTACTAGCATTCTATATTGTTGCGGCAGAAGAACAGGGTGTAACACCAGATAAGCTTGCTGGTACAATCCAAAACGACATTTTAAAAGAATACATGGTGCGTAACACATACATATACCCACCAGCAATGTCGATGAAAATTATCGCGGATATTTTTGAATACACAGCAAAATTTATGCCAAAATTCAACTCAATTTCAATCTCTGGTTACCATATCCAAGAAGCTGGAGCAACAAACGACATTGAGTTAGCGTATACATTAGCAGATGGTTTAGAATATGTTCGTACAGGCTTAAAAGCTGGAATTGATATCGATGCATTCGCACCTCGATTATCATTCTTCTGGGCAATTGGTATGAACTACTACATGGAAGTAGCAAAAATGCGTGCAGCACGTCGCATTTGGGCTCAAATGATGAGTACGTTCAATCCAAAGAACCCAAAAACATTAGCGTTACGTACACACTCTCAAACTTCAGGTTGGAGTTTAACAGAGCAAGATCCGTTCAACAACGTAACACGTACATTAATAGAAGCAAACGCAGCTGCAATGGGACATACACAATCACTTCACACAAACGCGTTAGACGAAGCGATTGCATTACCTACAGACTTTTCAGCACGTATTGCGCGTAATACTCAGTTATTCTTACAAGAAGAAACAGGCATGACAAAAGTTATCGATCCATGGGGTGGCTCTTACTATGTTGAGAAATTGACAGATGAGATTACTGAAAAAGCATGGGCGTTAATTGAAGAAATCGAAGGACTTGGTGGTATGGCGAAAGCAATCGAAACAGGACTTCCAAAAATGAAAGTTGAAGAAGCAGCGGCAAAACGCCAAGCGAAAATTGACTCAAAATCAGAGACAATCGTAGGTGTGAACAAATACCGTTTAGCAGAAGAAGATCCAATTGATATTTTAGATATCGACAACGCAATTGTACGTGAAGCACAAATTGCTCGTTTAGAGAAAATGAAGGCGGATCGTAACGAAGAAGAAGTGCAAAATCATTTAGCGCGCTTAACAAAAGCAGCTGAAGACGGTTCAGAAAACTTATTAGCGATTGCTGTAGATGCAGCGCGTGCTCGTGCATCTCTTGGTGAAATTTCTGATGCAATTGAAGCAGTATCTGGTCGTCACAAAGCAATTATTCGCTCGATTTCTGGCGTATACTCTGCAAACTTCTCAGATGATGAAATGATTACAGAAGTAAAACAAATGACAGAAGATTTCTTAGAAGCGGAAGGACGTCGCCCACGTATATTAGTAGCAAAAATGGGTCAAGACGGACATGACCGTGGTGCGAAAGTAGTTGCAACAGGTTATGCAGACCTAGGTTTCGACGTAGATATTTCACCATTATTCATGACACCTGAAGAAACAGCACAAATGGCAAATGAAAATGACGTACACTGTGTTGGTGTATCTTCACTAGCAGCAGGTCACAAAACATTAGTACCAGAGTTAGTTGCGGAGCTGAAGAAATTAGGTCGTGAAGATATCATCGTAATTTGTGGTGGTGTAATTCCAGCGCAAGACTATGACTTCTTATATGAAGCAGGTGCGGTGGCAATCTTCGGTCCTGGAACGGTAATTCCGGTATCAGCAATGCGTATTATCGAAGAAATTTACAAAAAGTTAGGCTACGAGGAAGTGGCAGAGTAA
- a CDS encoding thiamine pyrophosphate-dependent dehydrogenase E1 component subunit alpha encodes MTEQQITHEQLGLTNADVIKMYETMLLARRIDERMWLLNRAGKIPFVISCQGQEAAQVGAAFALDHTKDYIAPYYRDMGVVLHFGMTAQDLMLSAFAKAEDPNSGGRQMPGHFGQKKNRIITGSSPVTTQVPHAVGVALAGKMQKKDFITFVTLGEGSSNQGDFHEGANFAGVHKLPVIIMVENNQYAISVPVERQLGCAKVSDRAIGYGMPGVTVDGKNPLEVYKVVKEAADRARNGGGPSLIETVSYRLTAHSSDDDDRQYRTAEDIAEGKAKDPILLFESYLKERGVVDDLLIKELNDNIMQLVNEATEYAENAPYALPEYALKFVYAEGEDA; translated from the coding sequence ATGACAGAACAACAAATAACGCATGAACAGCTAGGGTTGACGAATGCAGACGTAATAAAAATGTATGAAACGATGCTTTTAGCACGACGAATTGATGAACGCATGTGGCTATTAAATCGCGCCGGGAAAATTCCATTTGTTATTTCGTGTCAAGGGCAAGAAGCAGCACAAGTTGGCGCGGCATTTGCATTAGATCATACAAAAGATTATATTGCACCGTATTACCGTGATATGGGGGTTGTCTTGCATTTTGGGATGACCGCACAGGATTTAATGTTATCGGCGTTTGCGAAAGCAGAAGACCCAAACTCAGGTGGACGCCAAATGCCGGGACATTTTGGACAAAAGAAAAACCGAATTATAACAGGTTCTTCTCCGGTAACGACGCAAGTTCCTCATGCAGTAGGTGTTGCACTAGCAGGAAAAATGCAAAAAAAAGATTTTATTACGTTTGTAACGCTTGGAGAAGGCTCATCTAATCAGGGAGATTTCCATGAGGGCGCTAACTTTGCTGGGGTTCATAAGCTTCCTGTAATTATAATGGTTGAGAATAACCAATATGCAATTTCTGTTCCAGTTGAGCGTCAATTAGGTTGTGCAAAGGTGTCTGATCGTGCAATTGGTTACGGTATGCCTGGCGTGACAGTAGACGGGAAAAATCCTTTAGAAGTATATAAAGTAGTGAAAGAGGCTGCTGATCGAGCACGAAATGGAGGTGGGCCGTCATTAATCGAAACGGTGAGCTATCGTTTGACAGCCCATTCCTCAGATGATGATGACCGCCAATATCGTACAGCGGAAGATATTGCAGAAGGGAAAGCAAAAGACCCAATTCTGCTTTTCGAAAGCTACCTGAAAGAACGGGGTGTAGTAGACGATTTATTAATTAAAGAATTAAATGACAACATAATGCAGCTTGTCAATGAAGCGACAGAGTATGCGGAAAATGCACCGTATGCCTTACCCGAATATGCACTTAAGTTTGTTTATGCGGAAGGAGAAGATGCGTAA
- a CDS encoding alpha-ketoacid dehydrogenase subunit beta produces MPVISYIDAINLAMKEEMERDDRVFVLGEDVGVKGGVFKATTGLYDQFGEQRVLDTPLAESAIAGVAIGAAMYGMRPIAEMQFADFIMPAVNQIVSEAAKIRYRSNNDWSCPLVVRAPFGGGIHGALYHSQSVEALFAGTPGLKIVIPSTPYDAKGLLKAAIRDPDPVLFFEHKRAYRLIKGEVPTDDYTLPIGKADVKREGDDVTVITYGLAVHFALQAADRLAKDGIETHILDLRTVYPLDKEAIIEAAKKTGKILLVTEDNKEGSIMSEVAAIIAEHCLFDLDAPIQRLAGPDVPAMPYAPTMEKYFMINPDKVERVLRELAAF; encoded by the coding sequence ATGCCGGTAATTTCTTATATTGATGCAATTAATCTTGCAATGAAAGAAGAAATGGAACGAGATGACCGCGTCTTCGTCCTTGGTGAAGATGTTGGGGTAAAGGGTGGTGTATTTAAAGCGACAACTGGTTTGTACGATCAATTCGGCGAACAGCGTGTGCTAGATACTCCTCTTGCGGAAAGTGCGATTGCTGGTGTGGCAATTGGTGCGGCGATGTATGGTATGCGTCCAATTGCAGAAATGCAGTTTGCTGATTTTATCATGCCTGCCGTTAACCAAATTGTTTCTGAAGCGGCAAAAATCCGATATCGTTCAAACAATGATTGGAGCTGCCCGCTTGTTGTGCGTGCGCCTTTTGGTGGGGGAATTCATGGAGCCTTGTATCATTCGCAATCCGTTGAAGCGTTATTTGCGGGGACACCAGGTTTAAAAATCGTCATTCCATCAACACCTTATGATGCAAAAGGCTTATTAAAGGCAGCCATTCGCGATCCTGACCCAGTATTGTTTTTTGAGCATAAGCGGGCGTATCGTTTAATTAAAGGCGAGGTACCGACTGATGACTACACATTGCCGATTGGTAAAGCGGATGTGAAGCGTGAAGGTGATGATGTCACGGTCATTACGTATGGTTTAGCGGTTCATTTTGCGTTGCAGGCAGCAGATCGTTTGGCGAAGGATGGAATTGAAACGCATATTTTAGATTTACGTACAGTTTACCCGTTAGATAAAGAAGCAATTATTGAAGCTGCTAAGAAAACAGGGAAAATTTTATTGGTTACTGAAGATAATAAAGAGGGTAGCATCATGAGCGAGGTTGCAGCGATTATCGCCGAACATTGTTTATTTGATTTAGATGCGCCAATTCAACGTCTAGCAGGACCAGATGTACCAGCAATGCCATATGCACCAACAATGGAAAAATATTTTATGATTAATCCTGATAAAGTAGAACGTGTGCTCCGTGAATTAGCGGCGTTTTAA
- a CDS encoding glycerophosphodiester phosphodiesterase, producing MKTIPVFAHRGASHECLENTFAAFKKAQSLGADGIELDIQVSKDGILVVFHDLDLKRLAGKKRKVSDCSFEELRSYKLGKRFIRFFSSHHIEAFQDILDWANEQQFPLNIELKQSLLMNEAALRKFLVPIQVPKNSHFSSFHERLLIIVKEVRPEMETAYIVTKKFDWSSMSEHRFFDTIHAHKKFYKHEYLQYFNDAEIGIRFYGIVGNESFLKNPHPAVRGWITDFPDKVQRAQLK from the coding sequence ATGAAAACGATTCCAGTTTTTGCACATCGTGGTGCATCACATGAATGTTTAGAGAATACTTTTGCAGCTTTTAAAAAAGCGCAAAGCTTGGGCGCAGATGGAATTGAATTAGATATCCAAGTTTCAAAGGATGGTATATTGGTAGTATTTCATGATTTGGATTTAAAAAGACTAGCGGGAAAAAAGCGGAAAGTATCTGATTGTTCCTTCGAAGAATTAAGAAGCTATAAATTAGGAAAGCGCTTTATTCGATTCTTTTCGAGTCATCACATTGAAGCGTTTCAAGATATTTTGGATTGGGCCAATGAACAGCAATTTCCTTTGAATATTGAGTTGAAACAGTCATTGCTAATGAATGAAGCTGCACTCCGTAAATTTTTAGTACCGATTCAAGTACCTAAGAACAGTCATTTTTCATCATTTCACGAAAGATTATTAATAATCGTTAAAGAAGTACGACCAGAAATGGAAACGGCTTATATTGTTACGAAAAAATTCGATTGGTCTTCGATGAGTGAACATCGATTCTTTGATACCATTCATGCACATAAAAAATTTTATAAACATGAATATTTGCAATATTTTAATGATGCAGAAATTGGAATACGCTTCTATGGAATAGTAGGAAATGAATCATTTTTGAAAAATCCACACCCAGCAGTTAGAGGTTGGATAACTGATTTTCCTGATAAAGTTCAAAGAGCACAATTAAAATAG
- a CDS encoding DUF2627 domain-containing protein — protein sequence MARMAAFIVLVIPAILMAAGIKFMRDTLFGILISPFPWIWVQFVVGVIFFAVSFLFFAGFLLHRDRKRGKVADRWQNK from the coding sequence ATGGCAAGAATGGCTGCTTTTATTGTGCTTGTAATACCTGCCATACTCATGGCTGCAGGTATTAAGTTTATGCGAGATACACTTTTCGGGATATTAATTTCACCATTCCCTTGGATTTGGGTTCAATTTGTTGTTGGAGTTATTTTCTTTGCTGTTTCATTTCTATTTTTTGCTGGATTTTTACTTCATCGCGATCGCAAGCGCGGAAAAGTTGCCGATCGTTGGCAAAATAAATAA
- the lpdA gene encoding dihydrolipoyl dehydrogenase produces the protein MAKEYDVVILGGGTGGYVAAIRASQLGLKTAIVEKNKLGGTCLHAGCIPTKALLRSAEVYVQSKKALDFGIEVQGVTLQFNRIQQRKELVVNQLYKGVQHLMKKGKIDVYEGYGRILGPSIFSPMPGTISVEMTDGSENEMLIPNNVIIATGSRPRHLVGLKVDGKKVLTSDEFLTLEQLPKSVIIIGGGVIGVEWASMLIDFDVDVTVLEVGDRLIPTEDEAISEEMYKQLTKRGVNIHFNVQLDPSAIQVNEQVSIPLEDTTIEAQALLLSVGRVANTENIGIENTEIQVDNGSIVVNDNFQTKESHIYAIGDVIGGMQLAHVASHEGIRAVEHIAGEQSMPINYANIARGVYSSPEVASVGLTEAQARQNGFKVKTATFPFKAIGKAIVYGESEGFIKVIADESSNDLVGAHLIGPHATDLISEAALGLFLNASPWEVGQMVHLHPSLSEVIGEAALAIEGKAIHF, from the coding sequence ATGGCAAAGGAGTATGATGTTGTCATTTTAGGTGGAGGAACAGGTGGCTATGTAGCAGCAATCCGTGCCTCCCAGCTAGGTTTAAAAACGGCCATTGTCGAAAAAAATAAACTAGGTGGTACGTGTTTACATGCAGGTTGTATTCCAACAAAAGCTTTGCTACGTAGTGCCGAAGTATACGTGCAATCAAAAAAAGCACTTGATTTTGGTATAGAAGTACAAGGTGTAACACTACAGTTTAATCGTATTCAACAACGTAAAGAACTTGTTGTGAATCAGCTTTATAAAGGTGTGCAGCATCTTATGAAAAAGGGCAAAATTGATGTTTATGAGGGATATGGTCGAATTTTAGGACCGTCCATATTTTCACCAATGCCAGGTACGATTTCTGTAGAAATGACGGATGGCTCTGAAAACGAAATGCTTATACCGAATAATGTAATCATTGCTACTGGTTCAAGACCGCGCCATTTAGTAGGTTTAAAAGTTGATGGAAAAAAAGTATTAACGTCAGATGAGTTTTTAACACTAGAACAATTGCCGAAATCCGTAATCATTATTGGCGGTGGTGTTATCGGTGTTGAATGGGCTTCGATGCTCATAGATTTTGATGTTGACGTGACCGTTTTAGAAGTAGGAGATCGCTTAATTCCAACAGAGGATGAAGCCATCTCCGAAGAAATGTATAAGCAATTGACTAAGCGCGGCGTGAACATCCATTTTAATGTGCAGTTAGACCCATCAGCAATACAAGTAAATGAGCAAGTATCGATTCCGCTTGAAGACACTACAATTGAGGCACAAGCATTATTATTATCTGTTGGGCGTGTTGCGAATACCGAAAATATTGGAATTGAAAATACCGAAATTCAGGTAGATAATGGCTCGATTGTTGTGAATGACAATTTCCAAACTAAAGAGAGTCATATATACGCAATTGGTGATGTTATTGGTGGCATGCAACTAGCGCATGTTGCTTCACATGAAGGGATTCGTGCGGTTGAGCATATTGCAGGGGAGCAGTCAATGCCAATTAATTACGCAAATATTGCCCGTGGTGTATATAGTTCTCCTGAAGTAGCAAGCGTAGGCCTAACAGAAGCACAAGCACGTCAAAATGGCTTTAAAGTGAAAACTGCTACATTCCCATTTAAAGCAATCGGTAAAGCGATTGTTTACGGCGAATCAGAAGGCTTTATAAAAGTCATAGCTGATGAATCGTCAAATGATCTAGTTGGTGCCCATTTAATTGGACCACATGCCACGGATTTAATATCAGAAGCGGCACTTGGACTATTTTTAAATGCTTCACCGTGGGAAGTTGGACAAATGGTACATCTACATCCGAGTTTAAGTGAGGTTATTGGAGAAGCTGCTTTAGCAATTGAAGGTAAGGCAATTCATTTTTAA
- a CDS encoding dihydrolipoamide acetyltransferase family protein produces the protein MTIQNIVMPQLGESVTEGKIERWLVQVGDTINKYDPLAEVTTDKVNAEIPSSFAGVIKELIAIEGETLPVGTVVCSIEVEGSELPPAPAPKSSNVSSAILNAGLQRKEELPPTNTAENTVKTERTGGRYSPAVVVLASENNVDLAQVTGTGANNRITRKDVEAYIAAGKPTTTQQPVAQQADPEVQVTSSKVQESTKQPEPIPTVVGDIEIPVTQVRKAIAKNMLRSTHEIPHAWMMMEVDVTELVEYRDSIKNEFKKKEGFNLTYFAFFLKAVSQALKEFPMMNSVWAEDKIIQKKDINLSIAVATDDALFVPVIKNVDEKSIKGIAKEIHEYAHIVRHGKLKLEHMQGGTFTVNNTGSFGSVQSMGIINYPQAAILQVESIVKRPVIVQGNMVAPRHMVNLCLSLDHRILDGLICGKFLSRVKDILENVDKNKMSVY, from the coding sequence ATGACGATTCAAAACATCGTAATGCCGCAACTTGGCGAAAGTGTAACTGAAGGAAAAATTGAACGCTGGCTTGTACAAGTTGGTGATACAATTAATAAATATGATCCATTAGCAGAAGTGACGACGGATAAAGTAAATGCCGAAATTCCATCATCATTTGCGGGGGTTATTAAGGAACTAATTGCTATAGAGGGTGAAACGTTACCTGTTGGCACGGTCGTTTGTTCGATTGAAGTGGAGGGCTCTGAGTTACCTCCTGCACCTGCGCCAAAAAGCTCGAATGTTAGTTCAGCAATTTTAAATGCTGGATTACAGCGCAAAGAGGAGCTACCACCTACAAATACTGCAGAAAATACAGTGAAAACTGAGCGTACAGGTGGTCGTTACTCACCGGCTGTAGTCGTACTTGCATCTGAAAACAATGTAGATTTAGCACAAGTTACAGGTACCGGTGCAAACAACCGTATTACTCGTAAAGACGTCGAAGCCTATATTGCGGCAGGGAAGCCGACAACAACCCAACAACCAGTGGCACAACAAGCTGATCCAGAAGTTCAAGTGACTTCATCGAAAGTACAAGAATCAACGAAACAACCTGAGCCTATCCCTACTGTTGTTGGTGATATCGAAATTCCGGTCACACAAGTACGTAAAGCGATTGCGAAAAATATGCTAAGAAGTACTCATGAAATTCCACATGCTTGGATGATGATGGAAGTTGATGTGACGGAGCTTGTCGAATATCGTGATAGCATAAAAAATGAATTTAAGAAAAAGGAAGGCTTTAATTTAACATACTTTGCATTTTTCTTAAAAGCTGTTTCACAAGCGCTCAAAGAATTCCCAATGATGAACTCAGTGTGGGCGGAAGATAAAATTATTCAAAAGAAAGATATTAATTTATCAATCGCAGTTGCGACGGATGATGCGTTATTCGTACCCGTTATTAAAAATGTCGATGAAAAATCGATTAAAGGCATCGCCAAAGAAATACACGAATATGCACATATCGTTCGCCATGGAAAATTAAAATTAGAGCATATGCAGGGTGGTACGTTTACAGTTAATAATACGGGATCATTTGGTTCAGTGCAGTCGATGGGGATAATCAATTATCCTCAAGCTGCAATCTTGCAAGTGGAAAGTATTGTAAAACGACCTGTAATAGTACAGGGTAACATGGTCGCTCCACGTCATATGGTAAATTTATGTTTGTCATTAGATCATAGAATTTTAGATGGATTGATTTGCGGCAAATTCCTATCTAGAGTAAAAGATATTCTCGAAAATGTAGATAAAAATAAGATGTCAGTCTACTGA
- a CDS encoding Glu/Leu/Phe/Val family dehydrogenase codes for MEIFNYMKKYDYEQLVFCQDEASGLKAIIAIHDTTLGPALGGSRMWTYASEEDAIEDALRLARGMTYKNAAAGLNLGGGKTVIIGDPFKDKNEEMFRALGRFIQGLNGRYITAEDVGTSVSDMDLIHEETNYVTGISPAFGSSGNPSPVTAYGVFLGMKAAAKEAFGDDNLGGRKVAVQGLGNVAYTLCEYLHKEGAHLVVTDINQVAIDRVVNDFGAIAVLPNEIYEQDVDIFAPCALGAIINDTTIPKLKAKVIAGSANNQLAESKHGKVLHELGIIYAPDYVINAGGVINVADELYGYNRDRAMKRVETIYTSLEKIFAISKEQDIPTYLAANHLAEERIARVAKTRSTFLKNEKNILNGR; via the coding sequence ATGGAAATATTTAATTACATGAAAAAGTATGATTATGAACAACTAGTTTTTTGCCAAGACGAAGCTTCGGGTTTAAAGGCTATTATTGCAATTCATGATACAACATTAGGTCCAGCACTAGGTGGTTCACGCATGTGGACTTATGCTTCTGAAGAAGATGCTATTGAAGATGCACTTCGATTAGCTCGTGGAATGACATATAAAAATGCCGCCGCAGGTTTAAATTTAGGTGGCGGGAAAACCGTAATTATTGGTGATCCATTTAAAGATAAAAATGAAGAAATGTTTCGCGCATTAGGTCGTTTCATACAAGGACTAAACGGGCGTTACATTACAGCAGAAGATGTAGGTACTAGCGTTTCGGATATGGATTTAATTCATGAGGAAACCAATTATGTAACAGGGATTTCACCAGCATTTGGTAGCTCGGGTAATCCTTCACCAGTAACTGCATATGGTGTTTTCTTAGGGATGAAAGCAGCAGCAAAAGAAGCGTTTGGTGATGACAATTTAGGTGGACGAAAAGTTGCAGTACAAGGTCTTGGTAACGTTGCATATACATTATGTGAGTACTTACATAAAGAAGGTGCTCACTTGGTAGTGACAGACATCAACCAAGTCGCAATAGATCGAGTAGTTAACGATTTTGGTGCCATCGCCGTATTACCAAATGAAATTTATGAGCAAGATGTCGATATTTTTGCGCCATGTGCATTGGGTGCAATTATTAACGATACAACGATTCCTAAATTAAAAGCTAAAGTCATCGCTGGTTCGGCAAATAACCAATTAGCAGAATCAAAGCATGGAAAAGTTTTACATGAACTGGGTATAATATATGCACCGGATTATGTAATTAACGCGGGCGGAGTAATTAACGTGGCAGATGAATTATATGGCTACAATCGTGATCGAGCAATGAAACGTGTCGAAACGATTTATACGAGCTTAGAAAAGATTTTTGCCATTTCTAAAGAACAAGATATTCCAACGTACTTAGCAGCAAATCATTTAGCAGAAGAAAGAATTGCACGTGTTGCCAAAACACGTAGCACATTCTTAAAAAATGAAAAAAATATTTTAAATGGCCGCTAA
- a CDS encoding methylmalonyl-CoA mutase family protein produces the protein MSTNMKEIEFQSASYDQWQEEAVKALKGKPFESLFTKTIENITLEPLYTKESLIEKLGKQLEKQVSTIRTLSQSPTFAIAQQIVGATEESFFANLGESIERGNEVITIYSPVSFEWTETAIAKLATILTENSFKITVQSTDDEVLAVFDKIEASKKEIVNGYIIAPEAVDVAGFPNVRTFAANTIPYHNNGANAVQELAIALAQASHLAQSVEDFKAFEQKFFVQFAVDTQFFAEVAKIRAFKVLWKAFASAFGNEASAVPVVVETSARSFSKYDVYVNLLRSGNEAFSAAIGGADVITVHPHDSLTQTTEQSVRIARNVSLVTKEESHVTKVLDPAGGSYFIESLTADYVKAAWAMFLEIELAGGLKAYDIDTKIEEVYNTRIKQVETRKHTLIGTNIYANPVDEIPTIENKQFVDVKRIALPFENLRASFEQANLKAAILTFGQLKNYKPRADFVQGFFATAGIVADQTEGFQSIDEAKAWLAATDYDYVVVAATDDDTKQLIPALLEGKKQNLVLDAAGKYKEEAEAWTANGLNGFIFAGQNIVEKLNGVVTTVKGAQQ, from the coding sequence ATGTCAACTAATATGAAAGAGATTGAATTTCAATCAGCTAGCTATGATCAGTGGCAAGAAGAAGCGGTAAAGGCCCTAAAAGGTAAACCATTCGAATCATTGTTCACAAAAACAATAGAAAACATTACGCTCGAGCCACTATACACGAAAGAAAGTTTAATCGAGAAGTTAGGCAAGCAATTAGAAAAGCAAGTTTCAACAATTCGAACATTATCACAATCACCAACGTTTGCGATTGCTCAGCAAATAGTAGGTGCGACGGAAGAAAGTTTCTTTGCTAACTTAGGGGAAAGCATAGAGCGTGGCAATGAAGTCATTACAATTTATAGCCCAGTATCTTTTGAATGGACAGAAACAGCAATCGCAAAATTGGCTACAATTTTAACTGAAAATTCATTCAAGATTACAGTTCAATCAACAGACGATGAAGTGTTAGCTGTATTCGACAAAATTGAGGCTTCTAAAAAAGAAATAGTAAACGGTTACATTATTGCACCTGAAGCTGTGGATGTTGCTGGTTTCCCAAATGTACGTACTTTTGCAGCTAATACTATTCCCTATCACAATAATGGTGCAAATGCAGTACAAGAACTTGCAATTGCGTTAGCACAAGCGTCACATTTAGCACAATCGGTTGAAGATTTCAAAGCGTTTGAACAAAAATTCTTCGTACAATTTGCGGTAGATACACAATTCTTTGCAGAAGTTGCAAAAATTCGTGCCTTTAAAGTTTTATGGAAAGCGTTTGCTTCAGCATTCGGCAATGAAGCAAGCGCTGTCCCAGTCGTAGTTGAAACATCAGCTCGTAGCTTCTCGAAGTACGATGTGTATGTGAATTTACTACGCTCAGGCAATGAAGCATTTTCAGCAGCTATCGGCGGTGCGGATGTCATTACTGTTCACCCTCATGACAGTTTAACGCAAACTACTGAGCAATCAGTACGTATTGCACGTAACGTTTCTTTAGTAACAAAAGAAGAATCTCACGTTACAAAAGTACTTGATCCTGCAGGTGGTTCTTACTTCATAGAGTCATTAACAGCAGATTACGTAAAAGCGGCATGGGCAATGTTCCTTGAAATCGAACTAGCTGGAGGCTTAAAAGCATATGACATCGATACAAAAATCGAAGAAGTATACAACACGCGAATTAAGCAAGTAGAAACACGCAAGCATACATTAATTGGAACAAACATTTACGCAAACCCAGTAGATGAAATTCCAACAATTGAAAATAAACAATTTGTAGATGTGAAACGTATTGCACTACCATTCGAAAACTTACGTGCAAGCTTTGAACAAGCAAATCTTAAAGCAGCGATTTTAACATTTGGTCAGCTGAAAAACTACAAGCCACGTGCGGATTTCGTACAAGGTTTCTTTGCGACAGCGGGTATTGTAGCAGACCAAACAGAAGGCTTCCAATCAATTGATGAGGCAAAAGCTTGGTTAGCCGCTACAGATTATGATTACGTTGTTGTGGCAGCAACAGATGATGATACAAAACAATTAATCCCAGCCCTTTTAGAAGGTAAAAAACAAAATCTAGTATTAGACGCAGCTGGTAAATATAAAGAAGAAGCAGAAGCTTGGACTGCAAACGGCTTAAATGGCTTTATTTTTGCAGGGCAAAACATCGTAGAAAAGTTAAACGGTGTTGTAACAACTGTGAAGGGGGCACAACAATGA